The following are encoded in a window of Anopheles stephensi strain Indian chromosome X, UCI_ANSTEP_V1.0, whole genome shotgun sequence genomic DNA:
- the LOC118503995 gene encoding zinc finger SWIM domain-containing protein 8, whose translation MAGHTSGGGGGGSGNGAGPSYPSSSGNSNQQHQHQLHQQQQHHHHQQQQNHGNNNSNNEPDGGIGEWNPLEHGVGVGGGGGGTGSGNNHNHGGGSGGRENSNNAGNTGNVANQNSNNANAEEIDRFSFEDSDRFEEDSLCSWSSEPESVCNNWRGWKKPAGTINAFGGGPGRRFNEGEPTSLTELAARCVAFYIPFELVEQMYPPVPEPIMLRIAFWSFPDNEEDIRLYSCLANSSADEFHRGEQLFKNRTVKDPLQIGFHLSATVVQAQPRNHYNVAVTFDRRKISSCSCTCLPTTYWCSHVVAVCLYRIHCPTKVSLRAPVSESLSRLQREQLQKFAQYLISEQSQQILPIAQRLLDELLSAQPTTINTVYGAPDPTAGASVNDQTNWYLDEKTLHDNIKKILFKFCQPTPMVFSDVNYLTNSAPPAAAEWSSLLRPLRGREPEGMWNLLSIVREMYRRCDRNAVRLLEIITEEVMACDQILVWWFNIKLALLVGSNGHGGGGGGGGGGKHGNTHSNLNATQHACASLCDEIVVLWRLAALNPGLAPDERDMLHAQFTTWHLKILDRVAKNMVASSSHSSKQQQNLRNDAELFAGFKPAIEACYLDWEDYPIEGVTHTQDTNPMYHCPFTCFKQNGDTRLDGGATTTGSMPVPQSNVKQFQMMVHHYHHHHHHHHSYHNADYMQQQQRHHSIPSASNVGAGMMSTDRYRNITTVANATTRTVETPHHHAGSSSGAGSSGLASASVPATSAATTNNVSTISIDGAVNDGGADGIAGGDPSSNDDNANNDAGSSSKRSGAAGGDVANKNHHHRTRAHRDRLTYCSSSNNSSSDSVPDRLNQAVSDAGTAADGTTGKGHSSAGTAGSSMAAATRSCDAIGAGGNRSSVSSEGFCENEDDLTAVADEKLQHYLLPVDVVKKGDAGNEGRSVTAGPGVAEMSVTGGGSGPAVDPSLPLLSVSNSSSSSSSSSTSLSSSSAATDLVQKKQTVAAEGTTGSLSSESSNENSILNDMNNYEISGNIKLYEVLNMVEQQATGATASSSKPDPVPQATNTPKHNSAKRHGCSEGSSDNVGTVTEHVTPPSVEPFGEANRGEGSPPQPASASSSQQPNTPTTTTAHQQHQHKSGKQQQQQQPSTSSTQSHTESKQMPLSNIKPTEDAWDILFARAEGLHAHGHGREACTLGVRLASEMLANPPNLMVDLPPPPKKKGKKHNVNPISHQLSVLASATLSKCAFLCTVLAENSEHYHLAFRVCLFGLEMSRPPASTKPLEVKLANQESDLLALLKRIPLGNDELKAIRERAEQLRDGMLKSRGEALLPIMLASFIFDALVMPSVVGRENRLKMMSSAYRYPTDENLGFEAAVAALGLKANVSEAEHPLLCEGTRRQRGDLALTLLSYYKDEPRKICRIMEKLLDREIHVLIKTPLLPSYYSNNPPTRSQTSQLRLDEYDSGNSGNSTHHHPAHQLQAYGGNSGGRSSSSTGSAEVQQQQPAGSVVAGSHLSQGSELSGLASSSRPQSSTSAEVEVGIAALNLGGTTTTPNAIGGTTSSSSTTTTTTAMLPTVGSSTTTITTAGGGGGGPSASTAATVTTGGTPSVTTTRSKDSRYKGKRAYPSIPNQPSEASAHFMFELAKNVLTKAGGTSATSLFTQASTTQNHQGPHRGLHMCAFQLGLYALGLHNCVSPNWLSRTYSSHVSWIIGQAMDIGAPAISFLIDTWEGHLTPPEAAGMADRASSRGWDSNMVNPAAELALSVLPHAAALNPNEIQRAILQCKEQSDRMLERACIMVETAAKGGGVYPEVLFQVSRYWYELYLRNTPGGEMEADEQHDVVVNLMQMMEPGGAVDAPPMPGVGPSGQPGNGPTGGVPPPVGGGGGGGGGATPQQPYPPPLQHQPLSGLAPISMTPYGGYGYGTIFHHQNALPYTHANNPVHQMYLTTPLQFQYPPPPPPPGSQGGQPQPQPPQPTVGYGQQQQQPPQQPLGAMNPAAVAAYQSMQQHGVPPQAYGTPPQYQPVPGGVPGVQPQGPPTNPGQMQPNLQQFYGGPQAAVVAAAMQHQQQLPGVPPVQVGGPQGGGPPQLAPSSLPPTVPGSQVTQQQVAGSVAGGLQGPTPSPQQQHGANSMRPPHGVSSGGVGGPPYPATYGPASGTGGNNGSSGGQQQVRAQRHPHHSNAAQLHYLLATYNAGMLALETLARRVHDDRPQAKYARNPPYGEDVKWLLRISKKLGTQYLHQFCVCVVNSIVSPFVLHEVAIESAHYLSRNNPALVMHHLRSALTPLMSKCQSMYFQCIHQKLYHLTIADYEDFTSTILSARNAFQITPEGNAQFKDWLQSIKRSKSCKKELWTQINAALNSK comes from the exons GGTGTTGGCGGTGGCGGAGGCGGCACTGGAAGCGgcaacaaccacaaccacgGCGGAGGAAGCGGCGGTCGGGAAAATAGCAACAACGCCGGCAACACCGGCAATGTCGCAaaccaaaacagcaacaacgcgAACGCGGAGGAAATCGATCGGTTTAGCTTCGAGGATTCGGACCGGTTCGAGGAGGATTCGCTGTGCAGCTGGAGTTCCGAGCCGGAGAGCGTGTGCAACAACTGGCGGGGCTGGAAGAAGCCGGCCGGAACGATTAACGCGTTCGGCGGTGGGCCCGGTCGACGGTTCAACGAGGGTg AACCAACATCGCTGACCGAGCTGGCGGCTCGCTGTGTCGCGTTCTACATCCCGTTCGAGCTGGTCGAGCAGATGTACCCGCCGGTACCGGAGCCGATCATGCTGCGCATCGCCTTCTGGAGCTTCCCGGACAATGAGGAAGACATACGGCTGTACTCGTGCCTAGCGAACAGCTCCGCCGACGAGTTTCATCGGGGCGAGCAGCTGTTCAAAAATCGTACCGTTAAGGACCCGCTCCAGATCGGGTTCCATCTGTCGGCGACGGTGGTGCAGGCGCAACCGCGCAACCACTACAACGTCGCGGTCACCTTTGACCGGCGAAAAATTTCCTCCTGCAGCTGCACCTGCCTTCCCACCACCTACTGGTGTTCGCACGTGGTTGCCGTTTGCCTCTACCGGATTCATTGC CCTACCAAAGTGAGCCTTCGGGCGCCCGTCTCGGAATCGCTGTCCCGGTTGCAACGCGAACAGTTGCAAAAGTTTGCACAGTATCTGATCAGCGAACAGTCGCAGCAGATACTGCCGATAGCGCAACGGTTGCTGGACGAGCTGCTGAGCGCCCAGCCGACCACCATCAACACGGTGTACGGTGCGCCAGATCCGACCGCCGGTGCATCCGTGAACGATCAGACGAACTGGTATCTCGATGAGAAAACGCTGCATGATAACATTAAGAAGATATTGTTCAAGTTCTGCCAACCGACGCCGATGGTGTTTAGCGATGTAAACTATCTGACGAACTCGGCACCACCGGCGGCAGCGGAGTGGAGTTCGTTGCTGCGACCGTTGCGCGGCCGTGAACCGGAAGGCATGTGGAATCTGCTGTCGATTGTGCGCGAGATGTACCGGCGGTGCGATcggaatgcggtgcgtttgcTGGAAATCATCACCGAGGAGGTGATGGCGTGCGATCAGATTTTGGTGTGGTGGTTTAACATTAAGCTAGCGCTGCTGGTCGGTTCGAACGGGCACgggggtggtgggggtggCGGAGGCGGTGGCAAACATGGCAACACGCACAGCAATCTAAACGCGACGCAGCATGCGTGCGCATCGCTGTGCGACGAGATAGTGGTGCTGTGGCGGCTTGCCGCCCTCAATCCAGGGCTCGCACCGGACGAGCGCGACATGCTGCACGCCCAGTTTACCACGTGGCACCTCAAGATATTGGACCGGGTGGCAAAGAACATGGTGGCCTCGTCTTCGcacagcagcaagcagcagcagaatctGCGCAACGACGCGGAACTGTTTGCCGGGTTCAAGCCGGCAATCGAAGCCTGCTATCTCGACTGGGAGGATTACCCGATCGAGGGTGTGACGCACACGCAAGACACCAACCCGATGTATCACTGCCCGTTCACCTGCTTCAAGCAAAATGGCGACACGCGGCTGGACGGTGGTGCGACCACCACCGGTTCGATGCCGGTGCCGCAGAGCAACGTGAAACAGTTTCAGATGATGGTGcatcactaccaccaccatcatcatcatcatcacagttACCACAACGCCGACtatatgcagcagcagcagcggcaccaTTCGATTCCGAGCGCGTCGAACGTTGGTGCCGGCATGATGAGCACGGATCGCTACCGAAACATTACGACCGTAGCAAATGCCACCACACGAACGGTGGAAACACCGCACCATCATGCTGGCAGTAGCTCCGGTGCTGGATCATCCGGTCTGGCATCTGCGTCGGTTCCTGCAACATCCGCTGCGACCACCAACAATGTATCAACGATCAGCATTGATGGTGCGGTAAATGATGGCGGTGCGGATGGGATTGCTGGTGGCGACCCATCGTCGAACGACGATAACGCGAATAATGACGCAGGTAGTAGTAGCAAACGGtctggagcagctggtggagACGTAGCAAATAAGAACCATCACCATCGTACCCGAGCCCATCGCGATCGGCTCACGTACTGTTCGTCTAGTAATAATAGCAGCAGCGACAGTGTACCGGACCGGCTGAATCAAGCTGTCAGCGATGCGGGTACGGCAGCGGATGGGACGACCGGGAAAGGACACAGCTCGGCCGGAACGGCTGGATCATCGATGGCGGCCGCCACGCGAAGCTGTGATGCGATCGGTGCCGGTGGTAATCGTTCGAGCGTTAGCAGCGAAGGATTCTGTGAGAATGAGGACGATCTGACGGCCGTTGCCGACGAGAAGCTGCAACACTATCTGCTCCCGGTGGATGTGGTGAAAAAGGGCGATGCTGGCAACGAGGGTAGGTCGGTAACTGCCGGGCCCGGCGTGGCTGAGATGAGTGTTACCGGCGGGGGGTCGGGACCGGCGGTTGATCCAAGCCTGCCGCTGCTGAGTGTTAGCAACTCTTCGTCCAGCTCGTCGTCCTCCTCCACCTCCCTATCGTCCAGTTCCGCTGCGACGGATCTCGTGCAGAAAAAGCAGACGGTGGCGGCCGAGGGGACGACGGGTTCACTGTCGAGCGAATCGAGCAATGAAAACAGCATCCTGAACGATATGAACAATTACGAAATTTCGGGCAACATTAAGCTGTACGAAGTGTTGAACATGGTGGAACAACAGGCGACCGGCGCaaccgccagcagcagcaaacccgATCCGGTGCCACAGGCGACcaacacacccaaacacaacAGTGCCAAACGCCACGGGTGTAGTGAGGGATCGTCGGACAATGTGGGCACCGTCACGGAACACGTTACACCACCCTCGGTGGAACCTTTCGGAGAAGCGAATCGTGGCGAAGGTTCACCACCACAGCCAGcctcagcatcatcatcacagcaaccaaacacaccaacTACGACGACGGCTcaccagcaacatcaacacaaatccggtaagcagcagcagcagcagcaaccctCAACCTCCTCGACCCAATCGCACACCGAATCGAAGCAAATGCCGCTCTCCAACATCAAACCGACGGAGGACGCGTGGGACATACTGTTTGCGCGCGCGGAAGGGCTACATGCGCACGGTCACGGCCGGGAAGCGTGCACGCTGGGCGTACGGCTCGCGTCGGAAATGTTAGCGAACCCGCCCAACCTGATGGTCGATctgccaccgccaccgaagaagaagggcAAGAAACACAACGTCAATCCGATCTCACACCAGCTGAGCGTGCTCGCGTCGGCCACCCTCTCCAAGTGCGCCTTCCTCTGTACGGTGCTGGCGGAAAACTCCGAACACTACCATCTCGCGTTTCGCGTGTGCTTGTTCGGGTTGGAGATGTCCCGGCCGCCGGCCAGCACCAAACCGCTCGAGGTGAAGCTCGCGAACCAGGAGTCGGATCTGCTGGCACTGCTCAAACGCATCCCGCTCGGGAACGACGAGCTGAAGGCGATACGCGAGCGGGCGGAACAGCTGCGCGATGGAATGCTCAAATCGCGCGGCGAAGCGTTGCTACCGATAATGCTCGCCAGCTTTATCTTCGACGCGCTCGTAATGCCTTCGGTGGTGGGGCGCGAAAATCGGCTCAAGATGATGAGCAGCGCCTATCGCTATCCGACGGATGAGAATCTTGGGTTCGAGGCGGCCGTAGCGGCCCTGGGGCTGAAGGCGAACGTGTCGGAAGCGGAGCATCCTTTGCTCTGTGAGGGAACACGGCGGCAGCGTGGCGATCTCGCGCTTACGTTACTGTCCTACTACAAGGACGAGCCGCGCAAGATCTGTCGCATCATGGAGAAGCTGCTCGATCGGGAGATTCACGTGCTCATCAAGACACCGCTACTACCGTCGTACTACTCGAACAATCCGCCCACGCGTAGCCAAACGTCCCAGCTGCGGTTGGACGAGTACGACAGCGGGAACAGTGGCAACAGCACGCATCATCATCCCGCGCATCAACTGCAAGCGTACGGTGGCAATAGTGGTGggcgtagcagcagcagcacaggaAGCGCCGaagtgcagcaacagcagccggcCGGATCTGTTGTCGCTGGCTCGCATCTGTCTCAGGGTTCGGAGTTGTCAGGGCTAGCGAGCAGTAGCCGGCCGCAGAGCAGTACCAGTGCGGAGGTGGAGGTAGGCATCGCAGCACTAAATCTGGGCGGCACCACAACAACTCCCAACGCGATCGGTGGTAcaacctcctcctcctccactaCCACAACCACGACGGCAATGCTTCCGACTGTGGGCAgctctaccaccaccatcaccaccgctggcggcggcggcggtgggcCTTCAGCGTCCACTGCGGCAACCGTCACGACCGGTGGGACGCCCTCGGTCACTACGACCCGCTCGAAAGACTCCCGGTACAAGGGCAAACGGGCGTATCCTTCCATTCCGAACCAACCGTCCGAGGCGAGCGCGCACTTCATGTTCGAGCTGGCCAAGAACGTGCTGACGAAGGCGGGCGGTACATCGGCCACATCGCTGTTTACCCAGGCGAGCACCACCCAGAACCATCAGGGACCGCACCGCGGATTGCACATGTGTGCGTTCCAGCTGGGGCTGTAtgcgctcggcctgcacaacTGCGTCAGCCCGAACTGGTTGTCGCGCACGTACTCTTCGCACGTGTCGTGGATAATTGGGCAGGCGATGGATATCGGGGCGCCAGCGATCTCCTTCCTGATCGACACGTGGGAAGGTCATCTGACGCCGCCGGAAGCGGCCGGCATGGCTGACCGTGCGTCCTCCCGCGGGTGGGATAGCAACATGGTGAATCCGGCGGCAGAGCTGGCCTTGTCGGTGCTGCCGCACGCAGCAGCACTCAACCCGAACGAGATCCAGCGCGCCATCCTGCAGTGCAAGGAGCAGAGCGACCGGATGCTCGAGCGGGCCTGCATTATGGTCGAAACGGCGGCGAAGGGGGGCGGCGTGTATCCGGAGGTGCTGTTCCAGGTGTCGCGCTACTGGTACGAGCTGTACCTGCGCAACACGCCGGGTGGGGAGATGGAAGCGGACGAGCAGCACGACGTGGTCGTCAATCTCATGCAGATGATGGAACCGGGCGGAGCGGTCGATGCGCCACCCATGCCCGGCGTGGGCCCATCCGGGCAGCCGGGCAATGGTCCGACGGGCGGAGTCCCTCCaccggtcggtggtggtggtggtggtggtggtggagcgaCACCGCAGCAACCTTACCCCCCACCCTTACAGCATCAACCCCTGTCCGGGTTGGCCCCGATAAGCATGACACCGTACGGTGGCTACGGGTACGGCACGATCTTTCACCATCAGAATGCGCTCCcgtacacacacgcaaacaatcCGGTGCATCAGATGTACCTTACCACGCCGCTCCAGTTTCAGtatccaccaccgccgccaccacccgGTAGCCAAGGTGGACAGCCACAGCCGCAACCACCACAACCAACCGTTGGCTacggccagcagcaacaacaacctcCACAGCAACCGCTCGGTGCGATGAATCCTGCCGCGGTCGCTGCGTACCAATCGATGCAGCAGCACGGCGTACCGCCACAAGCTTACGGCACACCACCACAGTACCAGCCCGTGCCAGGCGGCGTGCCGGGAGTACAACCACAAGGGCCACCCACCAATCCCGGCCAGATGCAGCCAAACTTGCAGCAGTTCTACGGTGGACCAcaggcggcggtggtggcggcggccatgcagcatcagcaacagctgcCGGGTGTGCCCCCGGTACAGGTGGGCGGTCCGCAGGGCGGTGGTCCTCCACAGCTAGCACCGTCTTCTCTACCACCAACCGTGCCCGGCAGCCAGGTGACGCAACAGCAGGTAGCCGGGAGCGTAGCAGGAGGACTGCAGGGCCCAACACCTTCCCCGCAACAGCAACACGGCGCTAACAGTATGCGTCCCCCGCATGGCGTTAgcagtggtggtgttggtggacCTCCGTACCCTGCCACCTACGGTCCAGCATCCGGCACCGGTGGTAACAACGGGTCTAGCGGAGGCCAGCAGCAGGTCCGAGCCCAACGGCATCCGCATCATTCCAACGCAGCCCAACTGCACTATCTGCTCGCAACGTACAATGCGGGCATGCTGGCGCTGGAAACACTCGCCCGCCGGGTTCACGACGATCGACCGCAGGCTAAGTACGCACGCAATCCACCGTACGGTGAGGACGTCAAATGGTTGCTGCGCATCTCGAAAAAGCTCGGCACACAGTATCTGCATCAGTTCTGCGTGTGCGTGGTAAACTCGATCGTTAGCCCGTTTGTGTTGCACGAGGTCGCGATCGAATCGGCACACTATCTGTCCCGCAACAATCCGGCGCTCGTGATGCACCACCTTCGGTCCGCCCTAACGCCACTGATGAGCAAGTGTCAGAGCAT GTACTTTCAATGCATACATCAGAAGCTGTACCATCTGACGATCGCGGACTATGAGGACTTTACCAGTACGATTCTATCCGCGCGTAACGCATTCCAGATAACACCGGAAGGCAATGCTCAGTTTAAGGATTGGCTGCAATCAATCAAACG GTCCAAGTCGTGCAAGAAGGAGCTATGGACGCAAATAAATGCCGCACTCAACTCTAAATGA